The Desulfobulbus propionicus DSM 2032 DNA segment TACCGGCATAACAGCTCTGACCGACAGCGAGGGAAAAACCACGTTCACCCTGCCCGGAGGTTCGTACCGTTTCCAGGCGACCCATGAAGGCCAACTGTTCTGGAGCGGGAATCTGACCGTCACGCCCGACCAGACCATCCACACCACTATCTCCACCGGTGGCGGTTCCTATGTGCTGAACGTGACCAACGGAACAGCGGGGATCGCCGGGGTCAAGACCATGCTGTTCTCGGCCTCCGGCTCCTACCTCAGTCAGTCGGTCACCACCTCCAGCACCGGCGAGGCGGCGTACAACCTGGCCGATGGCAGTTACCGGGTCACAGCCAATTACCTGGGGTATGAGTACAGCACCGATCCGTTCACCGTGCCCCTGATCGCCTCCCAGACCCTGGCCATTCCCCACCTGGCCCACACGGTCTCGGTGGTCCGGAGTTACCAGAACGATCGCGTCCCCCTGGCCAACATCGAGGCCACCCTGTGCTCCGTGGACGGATCCCCGCTGGCGCTCACCGTCGCCACCGGCACCGACGGCACCCTGCAATGGAGTCTGCCGGCACAGGCCTATGCGGTTCAGGCGCGCTATCTGGGGCGAACCTATCTCAGCTCGACCTTCACCAACGATGACCCTACCGTACTCATCCCCGAAGGCCTGGCCAGGGTGACGCTCCTTCAAGGCGGGACAGCCCTGGCGAACACCCAGGTCCTTGCTATCAGCGAGAGTGATCCCGATCATCCCAAAAGCCTGATCACCAACGACAGTGGCGTGGCTGAATTCCGGCTGCCGGCCGGTTCCTACACCTTCAAGGCGACTCTGGGCGAAACCGTATACCAGGGTATCGGCACAGTCGTTGCTGATCAGATCACCAACGTCACACTCAATCTGGGGACAAGTACCCTGTCGATCACCGTGCGCACGAACGAAACCACCGTCCTGCCTGGCGTTGTCTGCTCTCTCTATACAGCCGAAGGCGAACCGCTCAACCGCAGCGCCACCACCGATGGTTCCGGCGTGGCCTCCTTTGCGGTGGAGGCCGGGACCTATCGAGTCAAGGCCTGGCATCTGGGCTATGACTTCACCAGCGAGGTGATCGAAACACCGGTGGTTCTCTCTGCCAGCCTGACCATCCCCCATCGCGATCTAGCCGTCCACGTGCTCAAGGATCAGGGGGACGGCGTGGAACCGGTCTCCGGGCTGCGCTGTTATCTCTACTCCCTGGGCGAAGGCGAGGGGCTGAACGCCACCGAACTCCATGCCGACAGCGACGATCAGGGCATGGTTCATTTTGTGGTGCCCGAGGAGCGGGCCTATTACGCCGTGGCCACCTTGCTCGGCCGCGAGTTCATCAGCGTGGAAAGCGAGGGCCAGGCCACCCTGACCATCGAGCTGGGCACGATGACGGTTACCGTGCGCGACGACAGTGCGGTCACCGAGACCAATCCCGATGGTTTGGTACAGGGAGCAGTGGTGACGCTCTACACCAATGAAGGGACAGCCCTGGGCCAGGAACTGAGCACCGGGGCCGACGGCCAGGTCTGCTTCACCCTGCCCGAGGGCAGCTACAGACTGCGCGTCGGCTATAACGATCAGCAGTTCTGGAGCGGGGTGATCAATACCTATCCCCTGGGCGACACGCCGGTGGAAATGATCAATGGCTCCGGCGGAATACTGAGCCGGCTGCACGATCCCCATCCCTCCCTCTGGCACGGAACACCGCCGCAATACCGGCCACTATTGGCCCTGGCCTCAGGCTCGCTGGCCGGGATGCTGACCACCACGTCAACACCCGTTGCCGCCACACCCCAGGTGGTCTATTATCTCAACGATCACCTGGGCACAGCGCAACTGCTCGTCGACGCCGCAGGGACCGTGATCTGGCAGGGTGACACCCAGCCCTTTGGCCAGGTGACTGAGGTGATTAACCAGATCGACCACCGGTTCCGCTTCCCCGGCCAGATGGTTGATCCTGAGAGCGGGTTGTATTACAACTGGAACAGGTTCTATGATACTTCCACCGGGCGATACCTATCTCCTGATCCGATTGGGTTGGATGGGGGGATGAATTTTTATGCTTATGTCGGAGGGGATCCGGTCAACTGGGTGGATCCGTGGGGATTGGCAAAATGCACTTATTCAATATCAAAACACACGTTGATTTGTGTTTCAAATACTACAGATGATATAAATTTTATAGGTCCTCACGAGCAAAGGCAAGTTGGGCCTGAAGGTGTTTTTTCTGGTCAAGGTGAATGCCAAGATGTTCCTTCTGACGAATGCACTGATGACAAATACAATGGTCCAATTGTACCAGGTAACTATAATATAAATGAAGACAATAGACCTGGTCATAATGATTGGTTCAGGTTAGAGCCATCACCAAAAATTCCCGGTTGGAAGGTCCTGTCAGGATTAGAACGAGGTGGTTTCGCATTTCACCTTGGAAGCAGGTCGGCTGGTTGCATAAATGCGAATAAAAATAATCAAGAAACGGTACAACAGTTTAGAAATTTACAGAATTTGATAAAACGAGAAAGTGGTTCCAACACTTTAAAGGTTGGGCCATGAAAGTCGTCAAGCGAATAATCATAATGTTATCTTTAAGCTTAGTTGTATTAATGCTAAGTTTTTTATTAAAAAATTATGTGTTTGATAAAGCAATCTTACACTTAAAGGAAGAAAATCATGAATATGCTCTTTATTATTTGAAGCCATTGGCATTTGTTGGGTATTCTGAAGCGCAAAAAATTCTTGGTGAATGTTTTGCTTTTGGCCATGGTGTTGAAAAAAACAAGGAAAAAGCTAAATACTGGTTAAGACGTGCTCATGATGGCAGTGACTGTAACAGCGATCGATGTATCGCTGCCGATTTATATTTTATCGGTGAAAATTATTTAGAAGGAGTTGGTGTTGAGATTAATCGTGAAGAAGCTATGAATTGGATTAAAATGGCGGCAGATAACGGCTACCCCAAGGCTGTTGAATATATGTCTCAACCCCGGAGCCCTGAAGCTCGATAGCTTGAAATTAGGGGAGGCACCAAGATGTTTCTCTCCCACCTGGCGCTCACCCACCAGCGGCAACCCGACCGTACTCATCCCCGAGGGCTTGGCCAGGGCGACACTGCTCCAGGGTGGAGCTGCCCTGGCGAACACCCAGGTGGTGGCGATCAGTGACAGCGATCCCGACCATCCCCAAAGCCTGACCAGCGATGCCAGCGGCGTGGCCGAATTGCGTTTGCCGGCCGGCTCCTACACCTTCAAGGCTACCCTGGGTGAAACCGTGTACCAGGGCATCGGCACGGTGCTCGCCGACCAGACCACCAACGTCACCCTCAATCTGGGGACAAGTACCCTGTCTATCACTGTGCGCAAGAATGAGACCACCGTCCTGCCTGGCGTTGTCTGCTCTCTCTATACGGCCGAAGGCGAACCGCTTGACCGCAGCGCCACCACCGATGGTTCCGGCGTGGCCTCCTTTGCGGTGGAGGCTGGGACCTATCGGGTCCAAGCCCGGTATCTGGGCTATGACTTCACCAGCGAGGTGATTGAAACACCGGCGGTTCTCGCCGCCAGCCTCACCATCCCCTATC contains these protein-coding regions:
- a CDS encoding tetratricopeptide repeat protein, coding for MKVVKRIIIMLSLSLVVLMLSFLLKNYVFDKAILHLKEENHEYALYYLKPLAFVGYSEAQKILGECFAFGHGVEKNKEKAKYWLRRAHDGSDCNSDRCIAADLYFIGENYLEGVGVEINREEAMNWIKMAADNGYPKAVEYMSQPRSPEAR